In Desulfuribacillus alkaliarsenatis, a genomic segment contains:
- the speE gene encoding polyamine aminopropyltransferase yields MKWLKEVDGELWLTEDDRENLKLSYRVKKVIHAEQSPFQHVMILDTYDFGPTLVLDGVIQTTSIDGFIYNEMITHIPMMTHPKPENVLIIGGGDCGVAREVVKYDSVTRVDMVEIDELVVKLSKKHLPEVSGNLSDPRVNFIYADGTKHVRNQPNQYDVVIIDSSDPIGPATQLFSLEFYTGVAASLKADGLMVCQSQSPIFHMDIVNETQTKLKTLFPHTDVYTAVVPTYPGGLWSFSLGSKKYTPESIATGWDKAASYVNADILERCFSIPEFMKQALK; encoded by the coding sequence AGGATGACCGCGAAAACCTTAAGCTAAGTTATCGAGTTAAGAAAGTAATACATGCTGAACAATCCCCGTTTCAACATGTTATGATACTAGATACTTACGATTTCGGACCAACATTAGTGCTTGATGGAGTTATTCAAACAACTTCAATTGATGGTTTTATATATAATGAAATGATTACCCATATACCAATGATGACCCATCCAAAGCCAGAAAATGTATTAATTATTGGTGGTGGTGATTGCGGTGTTGCCAGGGAAGTAGTAAAATACGACAGCGTGACCCGAGTTGATATGGTGGAAATTGACGAATTGGTCGTGAAGCTATCTAAGAAGCATCTACCTGAGGTTTCTGGCAACCTATCTGATCCACGCGTGAATTTCATTTATGCTGATGGCACCAAGCATGTTAGAAATCAACCAAATCAGTATGATGTCGTTATAATCGATTCTTCTGATCCAATCGGACCTGCAACTCAGTTGTTTTCACTAGAATTTTACACTGGTGTCGCAGCTTCTTTAAAGGCTGACGGACTAATGGTGTGTCAAAGTCAATCTCCAATATTTCATATGGATATCGTAAATGAAACGCAAACAAAGCTTAAGACGCTATTCCCTCATACAGACGTCTATACTGCCGTTGTGCCAACATATCCAGGGGGCTTATGGAGCTTTTCTCTAGGCTCTAAGAAGTATACACCTGAATCAATAGCTACGGGCTGGGATAAGGCAGCATCCTATGTGAACGCTGATATCCTCGAGCGTTGTTTTAGCATTCCTGAGTTCATGAAGCAGGCATTAAAGTAA